A section of the Micromonas commoda chromosome 14, complete sequence genome encodes:
- a CDS encoding predicted protein, which translates to MDHHCVWVANCVGAYNYKFFLLFLLYTFVATIFDAVVLLGPFVDFFRDLEASSHGGGGGVSNSGGRDQDSGFVEVNDELNGGQQAGRGGGMAAVFVTFVLDVAFAASLLGFIIMHANLNLSNMTTIEMYEKKKTLPWRYNVGARKNFEEVFGKNPWLWFLPYHSTDQLRRLLDISRLSGGTYPEMRSDGLDPAGEPTRAGDSPRGMPPGNTCAKCI; encoded by the coding sequence ATGGATCACCACTGCGTCTGGGTCGCCAACTGCGTCGGGGCGTACAACTACAAGttcttcctcctcttcctcctctaCACATTCGTCGCCACCATCTTCGACGCCGTGGTACTCCTCGGTCCGTTCGTCGACTTCTTCAGGGACCTCGAGGCGTCCAGTcacggcggggggggcggcgtTTCAAATagcggcggtcgcgaccAGGATTCGGGGTTCGTGGAGGTGAACGATGAGCTCAACGGCGGGCAACAGGCGGGCCGGGGGGGCGGCATGGCGGCGGTTTTCGTCACGTTTGTCCTGGACGTCGCATTTGCCGCGTCGCTGCTGGGATTCATAATCATGCACGCCAACCTCAACCTGAGCAACATGACGACGATCGAGATGtacgagaagaagaagacgcTGCCGTGGAGGTACaacgtcggcgcgaggaagAACTTCGAGGAGGTGTTTGGGAAGAACCCGTGGCTCTGGTTCCTCCCCTACCACTCCACCGATCAGCTCCGAAGGCTGCTCGACATCTCCAGGCTCAGCGGCGGCACGTATCCGGAGATGCGAAGCGACGGGCTGGATCCGGCGGGggagccgacgcgcgcgggggattCGCCGCGGGGTATGCCCCCTGGGAACACGTGCGCCAAGTGCATATGA
- a CDS encoding predicted protein: MEDDWLLPSSADAPRDDAPDPDPDLIRTLEANRAGWLARRCKSAHWGIYRLTQSAECPDDKTRGRYAVRCSICGTRYAVDPHVGGSFLKRHVTGKHPGAWTWWSARCAALDLAERTHRAGPRVAAEHGDGDDDDDDDGDGDEKDVATMKRRPPRSSRRSDAGGKNPGDKRARIESVQAEASTQLAAAFAERRGVDGANARNANPGSRGANPGGGDVAAGIAAMCQDCEPCELRPKAFFVAWSGVMTLAWEGFPPAMASLKRRIARAFPALSPEKPGSRWAKTTLGCLKEGARLTPAQLDVLVDLCERFGGKIAATSDREGAEEGAEEGAEGVPTEGVPTEGVPTEGGVAEVAASPGCVPVDGLSVVLFQCRSLERVLSEHVVSFRTNGIARNRDRPSRDETAVVDAVLRESSRECLEKYWPLAARDGGREPHYRDDKFGATLVARLRRPPRAVAEFRAAVDAALPGMYAWFHDDSLHVTLRGLVDPP; the protein is encoded by the coding sequence ATGGAGGACGACTGGCTGCTCccgtcctccgccgacgccccgcgggacgacgcccccgaccccgacccggATCTGATCCGAACTCTCGAGGCCAACCGCGCGGGTTggctggcgcggcggtgcaagTCGGCCCACTGGGGCATCTATCGGCTCACCCAGTCCGCCGAGTGCCCCGACGACAAGACCCGAGGAAGGTACGCGGTGCGGTGTTCGATATGCGGTACGAGGTACGCGGTGGATCCGCACGTGGGCGGGTCGTTCCTGAAGCGGCACGTCACCGGGAAGCACCCCGGGGCGTGGACGTGGTGGTCGGCACGATGCGCCGCCCTCGATCTCGCCGAACGAACCCATCGAGCGGGCCcgagggtcgccgccgaacacggcgacggcgacgacgacgacgacgacgacggggacggagacgagaaggacgtcgcgacgatgaagcggcgaccgccgcgatcgtcgcgccggtcgGACGCGGGGGGTAAAAACCCGGGCGACAAACGCGCTCGCATCGAAAGCGTacaggcggaggcgtcgacacagctggcggcggcgttcgcggagcGCCGAGgtgtcgacggcgcgaacgcaCGGAACGCCAACCCCGGGTCGCGAGGCGCCAACCCGGGTGGCGGAGACGTCGCGGCTggcatcgcggcgatgtgTCAGGACTGCGAGCCGTGCGAGCTCCGACCGAAGGCGTTTTTCGTGGCTTGGTCCGGGGTGATGACGCTGGCGTGGGAGGGGTTtccgccggcgatggcgtcgctgaagcggcggatcgcgcgcgcgtttccCGCGCTTTCCCCGGAGAAGCCCGGGAGCAGGtgggcgaagacgacgctgGGGTGCCTgaaggagggcgcgcggctcACGCCGGCGCAGTTGGACGTGCTCGTCGACTTGTGCGAAAGATTCGGCGGGAAGATCGCCGCGACAAGTGACCGGGAGGGTGCCGAAGAGGGTGCCGAAGAGGGTGCCGAAGGGGTGCCCACCGAAGGGGTGCCCACCGAAGGGGTGCCCACCGAAGGGGGTGTCGCCGAGGTTGCCGCCTCTCCGGGGTGCGTGCCCGTCGACGGGCTGTCGGTGGTGCTGTTTCAGTGCAggtcgctcgagcgcgtgctgAGCGAACACGTCGTATCGTTCCGAACCAACGGGATTGCCCGTAACAGGgatcgcccgtcgcgagaTGAGACGgccgtcgtggacgccgtgCTGAGGGAGTCATCGCGCGAGTGTCTCGAAAAGTACTggcccctcgcggcgagggacgggggACGCGAGCCGCACTACCGCGACGATAAGTTTGGAGCCACGCTGGTGGCGAGACTgaggcgcccgccccgggcgGTGGCTGAgtttcgcgccgccgtcgacgcggcgctgccgGGGATGTACGCGTGGTTCCACGACGACTCGTTGCACGTCACCCTgcgcggcctcgtcgaccCGCCGTGA
- a CDS encoding predicted protein produces MERRDKPHVFVLQFFGDVRASQASNLREEVTAVLRSAKKSRGDEVVLVLNTGGGTVTGYGLAAAQLTRLKDAGIKLTICVEQVAASGGYMMACTADRLVASPFAVLGSIGVISEIPNVYERLKKEGVEFQTVTAGKFKRTLTPTKKIEKADVEKSKADIEDVLTLFKTFVKQQRPKLVIDEVATGETWFGADALKRDLCDELKTTDDVLLELLAAGREIFSVKYRPPQSGPAALLAGGGGGDDDARMGASANGGGGGWGALRAAALGVATFAQAAGGLPGSVGLPFSGSYPGSSFGTGEALAVDGADAAGKVMARGGRYLGEEDYVGGGIFSAVDDEDEVYF; encoded by the coding sequence ATGGAACGCAGGGATAAGCCGCACGTCTTCGTGCTCCAGTTCttcggcgacgttcgcgcgtcgcaggcgtccaacctccgcgaggaggtcaCCGCGGTGCTCAGATCGGCGAAGAAGAgtcggggcgacgaggtggtgTTGGTTCTcaacaccggcggcgggaccgtcACCGGCtacgggctcgccgccgcgcagctcacCCGGCTCAAGGACGCGGGCATCAAGCTGACCATCTGCGTGGAGcaggtggcggcgagcggtgGGTACATGATGGCGTGCACCGCCGACAGACTCGTCGCGTCTCCGTTCGCCGTGCTCGGGTCCATCGGCGTCATCTCCGAGATACCCAACGTGTACGAGCGACTGAAGAAGGAAGGGGTGGAGTTCCAGACGGTCACCGCGGGCAAGTTTAAGCGAACGCTCACCCCGACGAAGAAGATCGAGAAGGCTGACGTGGAGAAGTCCAAGGCTGACATCGAGGACGTCCTCACGCTGTTCAAGACGTTCGTAAAGCAGCAGCGCCCCAAGCTGgtcatcgacgaggtcgccaCCGGTGAGACCTggttcggcgccgacgccctgaAACGCGACCTCTGCGACGAGCTGAAGACCACtgacgacgtcctcctcgagctcctcgccgcgggtcgcgagATTTTCAGCGTCAAGTATCGTCCCCCGCAGAGcggtcccgccgcgctcctcgcgggcggcggcggcggcgacgacgacgcgcggatgggcgcgtccgcgaacggcggcggcggcggctggggcgcgctccgcgcggcggcgctcggcgtggcgACCTTCGCGCAGGCCGCGGGTGGTTTGCCCGGGTCGGTCGGTCTACCCTTTTCCGGAAGCTACCCCGGGTCGTCGTTTGGAaccggcgaggcgctcgcggtggacggcgcggatgcggCTGGTAAGGtgatggcgcgcggcggtcggtacctgggcgaggaggactacgtcggcggcggtatCTTCTcggccgtcgacgacgaggacgaggtctACTTTTAA
- a CDS encoding predicted protein, which produces MAPASTNPFDTAPLKFEIVQGALVKYSVEEPNGRHPPTAVLIHGILGSRRNLLSFAKRLAQRFPSWQFVLVDLRCHGQTANMPTPPAGANDVTNAAKDVLATLQHLKIYPHSLIGHSFGGKVAMSMVHQFGKQLPRPVQVWVLDTVPGDVWCEAGDHPRDTIAYARTIPMPIANRKALVDSLTGAGFTLEGAQWMTTNLTPAPGATAGELTWVFDIEGIVAMYQSYEATDLWPMLETQPIGLSVDFVRAERSAFVWADEDVGRIGAYGGRVHYLANSSHWVHIDNPDGLLEILAPSFERKK; this is translated from the coding sequence atggcccCGGCGTCCACCAACCCTTTCGACACCGCGCCGCTCAAGTTCGAGATCGTCCAGGGCGCGCTCGTGAAGTACTCGGTGGAGGAGCCCAATGGGCGGCACCCGCCAACCGCCGTGCTGATCCACGGCATTCTCGGATCGCGGCGGAACCTGCTGTCCTTCGCCAAGCGCCTGGCGCAGAGGTTCCCCAGCTGGCagttcgtcctcgtcgacctTCGATGCCACGGTCAGACCGCGAACATgccgacgccccccgcgggcgccaacgACGTCACCAACGCGGCGAAAgacgtcctcgccacccTCCAGCACCTCAAGATCTATCCGCACTCGCTCATCGGACACTCCTTCGGCGGGAAAGTCGCCATGTCCATGGTGCACCAGTTCGGCAAGCAGCTCCCGAGGCCGGTGCAGGTCTGGGTGCTGGACACCGTCCCGGGGGACGTGTGGTGCGAGGCGGGGGATCACCCGAGGGACACCATCGCGTACGCGAGAACGATCCCGATGCCGATAGCAAACAGAAAGGCGCTCGTGGATTCGCTCACGGGAGCCGGTTTCACCCTGGAGGGTGCGCAGTGGATGACCACGAACctcacgccggcgccgggcgccaccgccggggagCTCACGTGGGTGTTCGACATCGAGGGGATCGTCGCGATGTACCAGAGCTACGAGGCGACGGACCTGTGGCCGATGCTGGAGACGCAGCCGATCGGGCTCTCGGTGGATTTCGTCCGAGCAGAGCGATCGGCGTTTGTGTGGGcagacgaggacgtcgggcGGATCGGCGCGTACGGGGGCAGGGTGCACTACCTCGCGAACAGCTCGCACTGGGTGCACATCGACAACCCGGACGGCCTGCTGGAgatcctcgcgccgtcgttcgagCGAAAGAAGTAA
- a CDS encoding predicted protein has protein sequence MLGSSTAPERVGKVRVAVVGDTGSGKTSWVHLIRANGPHGGSRGAGAASVRDQERTMGCKPEVTMVSFDEVRTTGGANPSRPYFVEMWDVGGHHEWKNLRAAFYADLDGVVLVHDLTRRRTLGRLARWAREIAASASFASQTPAGSETDARDAMVAAVGGKLLGDALDGCVVHGFCGLPVPALFVGNKADIVDPSSSRDGEDASTPGEILSALLWRAWVAIATRLRLPKAWRGGANGTPGGHKRSGSFATLLPTTVQELKRVSSGVFGDGGGVGGSWDQPDTPPSSASAAHAASLPPPSGGLRCSATRGDVDMTVVEAYFRELIRRRHYTGKAGGTVWASAAGGGTAGGFDLPTPPTTTRGDHGGGAWLRGTGAGTTTQPARAQWMGGDRLDANDLT, from the coding sequence ATGCTCGGgtcgtcgaccgcgccggagaGGGTCGGGaaggtccgcgtcgccgtcgtcggcgacacGGGCTCCGGTAAGACCTCCTGGGTCCACCTCATCCGCGCCAACGGCCCGCACGgcggatcgcgcggcgccggtgccgcctCCGTTCGCGATCAGGAGCGGACGATGGGATGCAAGCCGGAGGTGACGATGGTGTCGTTCGACGAGGTGCGAACGACGGGGGGCGCCAACCCGTCGCGACCGTACTTCGTGGAGATGTGGGACGTGGGCGGGCACCACGAGTGGAAGAACCTGAGGGCCGCGTTTTACGCCGAcctggacggcgtcgtgTTGGTGCACGACctgacgcggaggcggacgctcGGACGATTGGCGCGTTGGGCCAgggagatcgccgcgtccgcctcgttcgcgtcccaAACCCCCGCGGGTtccgagacggacgcgcgcgacgccatggtcgccgccgtcgggggtaagctcctcggcgacgccctcgacggctGCGTCGTGCACGGCTTCTGCGgactccccgtccccgcgctctTCGTGGGGAACAAGGCGGACATCGTAGATCCATCATCGTcgagggacggggaggacgcgtcgacgccgggggagATACTGAGCGCGCTGCTGTGGAGGGCGTGGGTGGCGATCGCCACCAGGCTTCGCCTGCCAAAGGCgtggcggggcggggcgaacgGGACCCCCGGGGGGCACAAGCGGAGCGGGTCCTTCGCGACCCTGCTGCCGACGACGGTGCAGGAATTAAAGCGGGTCTCGTCGGGGGTgttcggcgacggggggggcgtcggcggcagcTGGGACCAGCCggacacgccgccgtcgtccgcgtcggcggcgcacgcggcgtcgttgcCCCCGCCATCCGGTGGGCTGCGGTGCAGTGccacgcgcggggacgtggacATGACGGTGGTGGAGGCGTACTTCCGAGAGCTCATCCGCCGGAGGCACTATACTGGGAAAGCGGGCGGCACGGtgtgggcgtcggcggcggggggcggcacagctggcgggttCGATcttccgacgccgccgacgacgacgcggggggatcacggcggcggggcgtggCTCCGGGGGAccggggcggggacgacgacgcagccggcgcgggcgcagTGGATGGGCGGCGACAGGTTAGACGCAAACGACCTGACGTGA